From the genome of Candidatus Paceibacterota bacterium, one region includes:
- a CDS encoding polysaccharide biosynthesis/export family protein, whose protein sequence is MRLFVSFITLCLCGQAFDTPGAERDPRDPRFEVLPTRAGALPLVVAASSKPAPVETARTNEAVLPEAAKPTPPAAEQQKLGPGDRISYRVIEDQDEPRSLTITDSGDLEVPYFGLIHAAGKTSLQLASEIKARLEEKLYHQASVIIAVELVNRTRVTGKVYVTGQVRNKGGYDIPAGEALTVSKAILNAGGFSDFSDKKNVRLVRKTPQGQQTSVVNVVNVWDKGRLEEDLVVQPDDLIVVPARLLNY, encoded by the coding sequence ATGAGGCTCTTCGTATCGTTCATCACCCTTTGCCTGTGCGGGCAGGCGTTCGACACGCCCGGGGCGGAGCGGGATCCGAGGGATCCTCGCTTTGAAGTCTTGCCAACGCGAGCCGGCGCGTTGCCGCTGGTTGTGGCTGCCAGCAGCAAGCCCGCCCCCGTCGAAACAGCCAGGACAAATGAAGCTGTGCTGCCGGAGGCGGCCAAGCCCACACCTCCCGCGGCCGAGCAACAGAAGCTGGGGCCGGGCGACCGCATCAGCTATCGTGTCATCGAGGACCAGGATGAGCCGCGCTCGCTGACCATCACGGACTCTGGCGATTTGGAAGTGCCTTACTTCGGGCTGATTCACGCGGCCGGGAAGACCAGTCTCCAGTTGGCGAGCGAGATCAAGGCCCGGCTGGAGGAAAAGCTCTATCACCAGGCCAGCGTCATCATTGCGGTCGAACTGGTCAACCGGACGCGAGTCACCGGCAAGGTATATGTGACTGGCCAGGTGCGCAACAAGGGTGGCTACGATATTCCGGCGGGCGAGGCCCTGACCGTGAGCAAAGCGATTCTCAACGCCGGGGGATTTAGCGACTTCTCCGACAAGAAAAATGTCCGCCTGGTGCGGAAGACCCCCCAGGGGCAGCAGACTTCCGTGGTCAATGTGGTGAACGTCTGGGACAAGGGAAGACTGGAGGAGGACCTTGTCGTCCAGCCGGATGATTTGATCGTCGTGCCCGCGCGTCTGTTGAACTACTGA